Within Bremerella sp. JC817, the genomic segment ACACGATTGGCATCTGGGGCGAATCCCCCATCAAGCGTGGTTCCGACGATCGCTACAACGCGCGGATCGAGTCGACCGTGGTCGGACTTGTCCAGCAGCTCAACACCCAACTTCAACCAGTCACCGCCGAGTACGCCAAGATCGATCGGCCCGACCTGATTCAAGACAACCGCTTGCCAGAAGTGCTCGATCCTACGCTTCGGGTGCTTCGCTTCCGCTCGACCATCGATCACTCGTATGTCGGCCTGCTGGTTCAAGGAACGAGCCATCCTGAATCGCTCGGCCCGAAGAACACGTTGATCACGGCCGACTTTCCTGGCTATACGATCCAGCGACTGGAAGAGCACTTCGATTGCCCGACCGTCTACGTCAGTGGTGCGATTGGTGGCTTGCTCGCTCCGCCAGAAGAAGGCGTCTTCAATCGCCAGGGCGTCGCCGAAGAACTCGGTACGTTCGCTTACGCGCAAACCTACGGCCAGATGATCGCCGATGCGTTGGCCACCGCGCTGGAAAGCAGCCAGCCGATTGAACTGGCTCCCTTCGACATCGTGCGGCAAGAGATCGCGATCCCGATCGACAACCCGCTCTATCGGCTCGCACGGTCGTTGAACGTGATTCGACGCGTCAGCTACGAGTGGACTGGTCGACCTGAATCGTGGGGACAGCAAGTCACACGCGAGTATCGCCCCGAACGTGCCGCGGCAATCACGGAAGTCGCCGTCATTCGCTTGGGCGAGTTGTATCTGCTTTCGATTCCGGGCGAGCTTTACCCGGAACTGGTGACCGGACAAATACCGAATCCGGCGGAAGAACACGCCGACTTCCCCGACGCCCCCATCGAGCCGCACATCGCGGCCATGGTAAACGAAAAGCCCTACATACTGCTGGGCCTATCGAATGACGAGATCGGCTATATCTTGCCGAAGCGGCAATGGGATCGAGATCCCCCGTACGCCTATGGTCGGGGGCTGCCACAATATGGCGAGATCAACAGCTGCAGCCCTGATGTTGGGCCGATCATCATGGGGACCTTGGCACGCTTATGGAAGCAAGCCGAGGCCGCCCAGGCCAAGCCCTAGTCGCTAGTTCACTGGTGGCAACAAGCGAGGTGGTTCCAATTCCGGAGCCGGTGGAATCTTCGAAGATTCGTTAGGCGTCGAAACCGGCGACGTCCGATTCATCGGCTGATCGCTGATGAACATCGTGTTCGGCGATTGCTGAGGCCCCCGAGCCGGGACAGCGGCTGGCATCTGCGAAGCATTTTGAATCCGGGCCAGCATATCTTCGGCCTGCTTCAGCTTTGGGTCGATCTGCAGGGCGGCTTGAAACTGCTGAGCGGCTCCCTGTTGATCTCCCTTGCGGAACAACAAATAACCCAAGTTGTAGTGCCCAGCCGATTTGCCATGGGCATACACCAACTGCGACAACGCTTCATCGGTTCGGCCCGCATCGACCAGCACCATTGCCAGGTTGTTGCGATACCGAGGATCTTCCGGAGCGAGCGTGGTCGCTTTATGGAAGTGAGCCATCGCGTCGTCCTTTTGCCCCATGCGTGCCAGGCACAGCCCAAGGTCGTTCTGAACGACGGCGTCTTTCGGATGCTCTTTTTCGGCCTTCTGGTACATCACCAGGGCGTCCTTCAATCGCTGGTTGCGATGCAGCAGGCGAGCATAGCTCACCAGTGCCAGGCGATTGCTGGGGAACTTTTCCAGACAAAGCTTGTACTGGCGTTCAGCTCCTTCAAAGTTGCCCGAGTTTTCCATCATGCGGGCACCGCTGAGATAGACGTCGGCACCAATTTCCGAAGGCATGTTGGACAGACGAATCGGATCGTCGTCTGCGCTTGGCTCCCGTGGCTCAGAGCTGAAGAAACCGGAGATCGAATCTCCTGCCTTCTTGAAAGCAGAGCTGATCCCACCACTTTCTTCTTTTTCGCCCGTGAATTGAATCAGACGGAGCTCACTCGATTCCGAGTTGCTCGCCGCGACAGCCTTCATCTGGTTGATGGGCTTTGGCCGATCGGCAGCATCCAGCACGATTGGTGCCAGAAGCAAGCCCTGGATGGCCAGGCCGGTGCAGATCAGTTCGCGGCTGTATTGGACGAATGCGCGTTTTAGGGTCAGGTTTTGCATCGATCCCTTGCAGGGCCCCGCAGGGCCATTGCCTCCATGCACTGGTTTGGGTTCGGCCGCCGGCCCCTCCGCTAGCAAAAGAGGAGCCCGCAATGAATAGTATTTCCTATCATTGCATCGGCATTTTTCGCAGGCCACTCAAGCGTTTTGCGCGAACCATTCGCGCAACCCTCCTTCAGGGCCTGGTCGAACTTGGCTATCAGCAGGGAACCGAACTATTGATCGGTGAATGCTGGCAGACGTGGAGCTGGGATCGACGAGCGTTCGCGACGGTAGATTTCGTCGATGTATTCAGCCGAACGACCGACGGGCTGCTGCGGGCTGACGTAGACCTCGGTGACATCCGGCGTACCAAACATGTTGGTCAGGCTGGCCTGGACCGTCTTGATACGGGCTTCCGTTTCTTCCTGGCTCAAACCCTGCATGACGTAGACAGCACGGCGGCCTTCCGGGCCCATGACAATCTGGCGAACCTTCAGCTTTCCGGAAGACGTCAAATCGCCGGTGCTGGCGTCAAAGTAGTGATCGCTCAGCGTGTTCTGCAAGCGGATGCCAGCAGCGGTCATCGCCGAGTAATAATTGTTGACCGAAGCACGGTCGGCTTCCACGAACGGAGATGGCCAGCACTTGTTGCGAGCGTAGTCGAGGTGGACTCGATCCCAAAAATCGTTCCATCCTGCCTGGCTAACCGAGCAGAACAACAGGGTTGCCAGAATAGATTGTGTAAAGAGGGTGCCGATCTTCATGCGTGGCCGCCTTCCATGGGATTATCGCAAGTCCGTGCGCCGGTGCTGACCTGTGGCGCGGTGTATCGTTCAGAGCTTGCATCGGCCATCGTTCGGCCAGGTCAACAGTAACGAGGACCTGGCCGTTACGACACGTAGAACCGGTAAACTTTCCACAATCTTACGAGTTGGCAGCCATCATTGGCAGCATCTCGCGGACCACCGTGATAGCAGCCGGTCCGACCAGCACCACGAAGATGCCAGGGAAGATGAAGAACACCAGCGGGAAGATCATTTTCACCGCGGTCTTGGCGGCCTTTTCTTCGGCGATCTGACGGCGACGGGTACGCATGGCATCGCTCTGCACGCGAAGTGCCTGGGCGATACTCGAACCGAACTTGTCGGCCTGAATCAGAATCGCGGCGAGCGATCGCAGGTCTTCGACACCGGTACGCGAACCAAGTTCGTGCAGCACGTCAACGCGAGCACGGCCCATCTGCAACTGGAAGTTACACATGCCGAACTCTTCAGCGATGACGCGATAGGTCTTCTTCATTTCTTCCGCCACGCGACGCATCGCCTGGTCGAGACCAAGACCTGCTTCGACACAGACGACCATCAAGTCGAGAGCGTCTGGCAGACCGCGGAAGATCTGTTCTTTTCGGCTCTTGCCGAGGTACCACAGCCCGATGTCTGGCAGATAGAAGAACCCGCCCAGCACGATCGCTGCCTTCAAGATACCGAACAACGAGAAGTCGCCCAGCACAAAGAAGGTACCACCACCCAAGAGCAAGCCGAGCATCAGACCGGCAAACTTCAGACCGAGGAACGTCGTTGGAGCGGTCTCGCCACGGAAGCCGGCGTGCGAAAGCTTGTCTTTCAGCGCGTTGGCATCTTTGGCGTTGGTTGGTTGCAGTGGCTTGGCCAACGCAGGCGAGGCCTTTTCCAGGACCTTACCCAGCGCGGTGGTTTTACCACCTTTCTCGCCACGACCGCTGCGTTGGTAAGGATCTTTGATCCCGTCCAAGCGGTCTTCAGCGCGGCTTTTGTCTTTGAGGAAAATGTCGGCCAGAAAATAGATTCCAGCTGCGAACAAGCCAAAGACGGCGACGGCGATGATCAATACGCCATTAGTTCCAGATTCAAACATGGCTCGGTTACACCTTGATATCGATAATCTTTTGAATCACCCAGGCCCCAATCAACTGCATGACAATCGCACCGGCCAACATCTTCTGGCCCAGAGGGTCGGTGAACAGCGTCATCACGTAGTTGGCATTCAGGTACCACATCACGGCGAACAATGCTGGAGGCATACCCAACAGCACGATACCCGAGATACGGCCTTCCCCGGTGAGGGCCTGAATCTGACCGAACAATTCCATGCGCTGACGCACCAGTCGGCCAATCTTGTCGAGAATTTCGGCGAGGTCACCACCCGTCTGTCGTTGCAGAATCACGGCGGTACCGAAGAACTTAAGGTCGAGGTTCGGGACGCGATCGGTCATATCGAGGATCGCTTCTTCCAGCGGCACACCCAGGTTCTGCGACTCGAACACCTTGCGGAACTCGCCGCCGATCGGATCGAGCATTTCTTCGCTCACCAGGTGAAAACCAGCACCCAGACTATGACCCGCACGCAAAGCACGTGCGATCAATTCCAGGGCGTCCGGCAATTGCTGACCAAACTTATTGAGTCGCTTGTTGCGAACCCACCAGACATAGAGAAACGGAATCGCCGCACAGATGACCGCCAGGACAGGTCCAACGTAAAATGGCATTCCCAGCAAAAATGGGATCACCGCGGCACCGCCTGCCAGGCCGGCAGTCAGCATGATGAAGTTCGAGACCGACGTATCCATGGCGGCCTGATCGAGCAACAATCGCAGATTGATGTAACGTGCGATGTACTCTTCCAGAGCACCACTATCTGCGTCGACATTGCGGCTGAGGATGCCTCCCTGCTGCTCTCCTTTGCCCGGCTCGTTTTTGCTTTTGCCGGTCAGGATTTCGAGACGATTCTCGATATCGGGATTCGAGTCTCCACGAAACAGAATCGCTACGGCGCCTACCAGGGTGGCAACACCTACGAATACCGTAATGAGTACTACTAGCGTCAACATGATCGCTTCTCTAAGTGGATTAGTTTCTAGTCATCAAGCATCACACGTTCACGGAACGCACTCGCTGGCAGACGAACACCAGCCGATTCCAGTCGTTCCATGAAGTTCGGACGAACACCGGTCGAAATGAATCGACCACGAGCGCGTCCGGTTTCGTCGATACCCGATTGTTCGTATCGATAGACGTCCTGCATCACGACCGTTTCCTGCTCCATCCCGATCACTTCGGTGATGTGCGTGACACGGCGAGGACCACCTTGCAGACGGTTGGCCTGGATGATCAAGTCGACAGCACTCGAAATCTGCTGACGCATGGCCTTCACAGGCAGGTCAAACCCCGACATCGAAATCAGGGTTTCAATACGCGAGATAGCGTCGCGTGGTGTATTGGAGTGGATCGTGGTCATCGAACCTTCGTGACCGGTGTTCATGGCCTGAAGCATGTCGAGCGTTTCGGCACCACGACACTCACCGATGATGATTCGTTCCGGACGCATACGCAGGGCATTCTTCACCAGGTCGGTCGCGGTCACGCCACCCTTCCCTTCCACGTTCGGTGGACGGGTTTCGAGGCGGACAACGTGTTCCTGTTGCAGTTGAAGTTCCGCCGCGTCTTCGATCGTGACGATACGTTCAGCACCGCTGATGAAGCTCGAGAGTGTATTGAGCAGCGTCGTCTTACCAGAACCGGTACCGCCCGAGATGATGATGTTCAAGCGGGCTTTGATCGCACCTTCGAGCAGCATCACCATTTCAGGCGTGAAGGCTTTGTAGTTCAGCAGGTCTTCCAGTTTCAGCGGGTTCGAGCCAAAACGACGAATGGAAACTGCGGCACCGTCGAGAGCTAACGGCGGAATGATGGCATTGAAACGCGAGCCGTCTGGCAGGCGGGCATCGACCATCGGACAGGTTTCGTCCACACGGCGGCCCACCTTGGATACGATACGGTCGATGATTTGCAGCAAGTGTTCGTTGTCGCGGAACTTGACGCTACTCAGTTCCAGCTTGCCACCCTTTTCGCAATAGATCTGATGAGGACCGTTGATCAGAATATCGCTGATCCCATGGTCCTTCAGCAGAAGCTCGAGTGGGCCCAGGCCAAACGTTTCGTCGAGAACTTCTTCAATCAGACGTTCACGTTCGGTTCGATTGAGGAGAGTTTCTTCCGTATCGCACAGATGTTCCACCACCAGGCGGATCTCGCGACGCAGGACTTCCCCTTCCAGCTCACCAATCTTGGACAGGTCGAGCTTATCCACGAGCTTGCCGTGGATCTTCCGCTTAAGATTTTCGAATTCCGCTTGTTTCGAGTTGCTCGCTTTGGGATCCGTTGCCGCCGTCCGCATGTTTCGATTCCTTCGCAAACTGAAGTGCTGCCGTTGACGCCCTTTTGACCGTTTCGTGTCACGTCAGGTAGCTAGTGCAACCGGTATGGTCCCACCGCGCGAAGAGCTTGGCGGCGCATTGGTTGGACGGAGCTACCCAAGGAGACAGGAACCGTGCCGATTAAGGGCTTTGGAACGGTCCCCCAAAACATAGCTCACGTAGAGTTGCGCGAGAGGAAGGAAGTTTCGAAATTGGCAAACCGCACGGAATGTGCGGTCGCTACAACCTTCGCGGATTGAACTAGATAATCCACGAGCTTTGATGCGGCGGCTTTAAGCGTCCGCCGATGCTTCCGATTCTTCGGCTTTTCCGGCCTTGTCTGCCTTTGACGACAAGAAGCCAAACCAGCGTCCCAAGCCTGACTTGCCGCCGGCATTCTTCTTCGAGCCATCGCCCGAGAGTGCTTCGGCCAAACCGACCAGGGCTTGCGTGATGCCGGCGCGTGGGGCCTGTTCGATCAACGGAACGCCGTTGTTACGAACTTCGACCATGATTCGGTATTCGTTCGGGATCTGCCAATAGATCTCGCTGCCGATCGTTTCCTGAGCTTTCTTCAGGCTGATCTCGCCGTTGTCGAGGCCGACGCGATTCACGATCACGCGGGTCTTTTCTTTCAGCCCGTCGATCTCGCTGAAGCTCATCATCAGACGCACCACGTTACGCAAACATGGCAAGTCGAGCTGAATCGTCATCAGGTTGACGTTTGCTTCTTTCATCGCCAGCATGTCGAGCGCCGAGTATGCCTTCGACGTATCGATGATCAAGTGCGTGAAGGTCGCCTTCATCAAACCGATCACGCGGGACAAGTCGTCCGGGCTAATCGGAGCTTCTTCCTGCAATTGAACCGGGCGAGGAAGCAGATACAAGCCACTGCTGTGCCGCGTCAGCGACCGCTTCAACAGATTGAAGTCGAGACGCTTGATGTTCTGGGCAACGTCCAGCAGGGTGTAATCAGGAATCGTATCGAGGAAGACATCGCTGTCTCCCAGCGCCAGATCGAGGTCGATCAGCGCGACGTTGTTTTGTTCTTGGGCGGCCAGAATGCATCCGAGATTGACCGCGAGGCTGGTCGAACCAACACCACCGGTCGCACCGCAGACGGTGATCACCTTGCAGCCGCGGCTCTTCGAGTCCCCTTTGCCGAAGCGATGATGACCGATACGCTCCAGAGCGCTGACCAGGTCTTCGATCACCAGCGGTTGGGTTAGAAATTCTTTGGCACCTGCCCGCATCGCTTTGAGGATCAACTGACCATCGGTCGAACCACTGATGACCAGGATGCTGCATTCAGGCGTGCTCTCGTTGACTTCACGAATCAGGCGAATCGCCTTTTCTGGATCGGAGTCAATCGCGACGATGCCGATGTCTGGGTTGGTCTGACCAACGACATCAGCGAAGAACTCGTATCGCGAGCACTCCGCTTCCAGCCAGACAATGTCCATGCCTAGCAGTGTCGATTTTAACGATTCTCGCGATGAGTCTTTCGGATCGACCAGGGCGACTCGTAATACATTGCTCATAGCGATTCGTACTTTCCTAACTCGACAGATGACACCTGGATAAGAATTCCCCTATTGGGTTTAGGGGAATTCTAGTACGCAAATGTCGGCCCCGTTTTAAAAATCGAGCGTATCGTAGCCCGAAGGTCCGATCATGGCCGGCATTGGTCCCGAAGAAGCGACCGGAGCAGGCTTTTGTACCGACGAGGGGCGGACGCCGGGATTGGTTTGAATCGAGACGGGCTGCATTCGCGGCCCAGAAGGGGTATGCACGCCCTTCATCTCGGTGCTGGTTTCAAAGGCTGGGCCTTGATTCATGGCCGGCGTTGGAACTTCCATCAGAGGAGCACCCTGTTCGATGACTTCCCCTTCGATGATCGAAGGACCGCTTGGACCGATCATGCCACCGCCGTAAGCACCGCCTGGGACGCAGTTCGGCACTTCCATGTAACCTCGCCAGTACAGCTCGGTATCATTGAGCGGACCGGAAGCGGTACCAGGCTTTTCGCATGGCTCTTCGTCGGCGTTCAGCGGAGCAACCAGTTCTGGCGTGACCACGAACAACAGTTCCACTTCGTTGCGTCGGTCTTGGACGCGACGGAAAGCGGCACCAGCCCAAGGAATGTCAGCCAGGTAAGGAATACCGCGGTTTTCCGTTTCGATCTTGTCCTGGATCAGACCAGCCAGAGCGAACGTTTGACCTGCCTGCATTTCGACGGCCGTATCGACCCAGCGAGTACGGAAACCTGGCGTGCCGTTGACCGAAACGCTGGAGTCGACTTCGCTGACCAGTGGGCGAACTTCCAGGCGGATGTTGCCGTTGCCCAGGACGATTGGCACAACGTCGACGCGGGTACCGAACTCTTTGAATTCGATCGACGTGGTACCGAGACCGGACGAAACCTGGATCGGAACTTCACCACCAGACAGGAAGCTGGCAGGACGACCGCTCATGGCGTTCAAAGTTGGTTCCGAAAGCAACTTGGCCAGGTTGTTCTGACGCAGAGCTTCGATGAATCCGAAGAATGCCGTGTTGTTGCCCACCACACCGAAGGTAACCGTGTCGGCACCCGTCGTGGCGATCGTCTGGCTCGACTGGGTGACGCTGTTGATGATACCGCTGACGCTCGAGACAACGAAGTCGTTGCCGCTGAAGGCTGCGAAGTCAAAGCCAACCGTACGCAGCTTGGTACGCGAGACTTCGTAGACCTTCACCTTCAGCATGACCTGCTGGACACCACCGACCGTGATGTTGTTGATCACTTTCGGGTAGTAGTCTTGAGCCATTTCCACGATGCGGCTGATCGCGTCTGGGCGATCGACGAAACCAGACAGCACCACGCTGCTCGCCAGGGGACGAACCTTAATGGTGGCGTTCGGGAATTCGCTTTCCAGAAGCATCTGTAGTTCGCGACCGTCGCCAATGACGACGACGTCGACCGTGAAGATGCTGCCGTCATCGGCCCACAGATTGACCTGGGTAACACCCGGCTTCAGGGCCGAGACCTGAATTTTGTTGGGGGCCAACGGCGTCAACCGAAGGAGGTCAGGGTTGTTGACCTGAGCCTTCGGAATCTTGTTGTCCAGGGTAAAGATGCGGCTCGAATTGACGATCATCTCCAACCGCTGATTCGGTGCGGCTACCTGGAAGTTGACGCCTGGGGCCTCGTTTTGAGCTTGAACGGCTCCGCACCAGGCGGTCAGCGCGATCATAGCTGCAGTCGTGACAAGTTGTCGCGCGAAGCGGTACTTGGTAATCATCCGTGATCTTCCTTGCGCCGAAATTATGACTTCCCAATCCGTGGAAAATCTAAATTGGGTTAGGCGTCGTCCTGTCCAAAATTTGAATCCGACCCCGCTGGCATGGAGTCGTCGGTTGACGTGTTGGCATCGTCGACTGGCGTCTTGTTAGTGTCAGCGTTCGATCCCATGGGGGTTTGTCCGGTCGTTCCTGGAGGAAAGCTGGGCGTGTTGCTTCCAGCCGATGGTGTGTTGGTCGAAGTTGGCATGGTCTGCTGACGCGATGTCATCGAACCAGGAGCCACTTCCTGGGGCAGCTCGTCGGCATGTCCCCACTCAAATCGTCGCACGCCATCTGGGCTGAGCAGGTCCATCGACCATTCGACTTCGTCTTCCACTGCTGTGGCTGCCGAGGTCGCTGTTTTGGAAAACTTCTGTTCAGCGTTCTTCAGGAAATCGAGGAAACCACCACCCGACGACGGCTGGCTGCCGCTTTGGGTCATTTTGTTCTGTGGCTGCGGCGGAGCATTGTTGTTCATGTCCGGGTCAGCGTTTTCGGTAATATCCAAAAGTTCCGCGATCGTCGCGTCGTCGGTCGTCGCCGCAACGTCATCTGGCGTTTCATCTGGCGGACGGAGCGACAAGCTGAGCTTGCCGAGCTGTCCGGCGAGCACCAGGATCTCGACCTGCTTCGGTGTCACCAGCAGCGACACCGTCTTGGCGTTGATCGAATTGCCCTGGGCATCGGTTTCGCGATGAATCTGTTCGTTCACCGCGAAGACGCGGCAGTTGGTCAGAATGGTGCGGGTCATCTGACGTTTTGTACGGTTCTTGTCGAGCTGGTTGACGACTTGCAGGTAAACCAGCACGTCGACACGGTCGCCAGGCAAAATCAGACCCGAAGCGGCACTTTCCGCAGTCACCTTGATCGAGTGAACTCGGTAACCCTTCGGAATCAGCTTCGAGGCACCCTGGTCTTCGTCCGACCCAAACAGCTTGCCTTCCAGGATCACTTCGCCGGCGAACAGTCGCGAACGTGGTCGACGTCCTTCGACGTTTTCCAGCTCGCGAATAGCCCCTTCCGGAATCTTGTCCGCAGGCCACGGTTCCAGCTTGATCATCTCCGGAGCGATTGGCTCGTTGATGTCGATGTCCTCGAGGGCGACGAAGATGTTCTCCATTTCGACCTGAGGTACCGGCTGGGCGGTCTGCTGCTCGAGTACCTGGCTGATGCCGAT encodes:
- a CDS encoding tetratricopeptide repeat protein; its protein translation is MQNLTLKRAFVQYSRELICTGLAIQGLLLAPIVLDAADRPKPINQMKAVAASNSESSELRLIQFTGEKEESGGISSAFKKAGDSISGFFSSEPREPSADDDPIRLSNMPSEIGADVYLSGARMMENSGNFEGAERQYKLCLEKFPSNRLALVSYARLLHRNQRLKDALVMYQKAEKEHPKDAVVQNDLGLCLARMGQKDDAMAHFHKATTLAPEDPRYRNNLAMVLVDAGRTDEALSQLVYAHGKSAGHYNLGYLLFRKGDQQGAAQQFQAALQIDPKLKQAEDMLARIQNASQMPAAVPARGPQQSPNTMFISDQPMNRTSPVSTPNESSKIPPAPELEPPRLLPPVN
- a CDS encoding type II secretion system F family protein: MFESGTNGVLIIAVAVFGLFAAGIYFLADIFLKDKSRAEDRLDGIKDPYQRSGRGEKGGKTTALGKVLEKASPALAKPLQPTNAKDANALKDKLSHAGFRGETAPTTFLGLKFAGLMLGLLLGGGTFFVLGDFSLFGILKAAIVLGGFFYLPDIGLWYLGKSRKEQIFRGLPDALDLMVVCVEAGLGLDQAMRRVAEEMKKTYRVIAEEFGMCNFQLQMGRARVDVLHELGSRTGVEDLRSLAAILIQADKFGSSIAQALRVQSDAMRTRRRQIAEEKAAKTAVKMIFPLVFFIFPGIFVVLVGPAAITVVREMLPMMAANS
- a CDS encoding type II secretion system F family protein, which translates into the protein MLTLVVLITVFVGVATLVGAVAILFRGDSNPDIENRLEILTGKSKNEPGKGEQQGGILSRNVDADSGALEEYIARYINLRLLLDQAAMDTSVSNFIMLTAGLAGGAAVIPFLLGMPFYVGPVLAVICAAIPFLYVWWVRNKRLNKFGQQLPDALELIARALRAGHSLGAGFHLVSEEMLDPIGGEFRKVFESQNLGVPLEEAILDMTDRVPNLDLKFFGTAVILQRQTGGDLAEILDKIGRLVRQRMELFGQIQALTGEGRISGIVLLGMPPALFAVMWYLNANYVMTLFTDPLGQKMLAGAIVMQLIGAWVIQKIIDIKV
- a CDS encoding CpaF family protein; this translates as MRTAATDPKASNSKQAEFENLKRKIHGKLVDKLDLSKIGELEGEVLRREIRLVVEHLCDTEETLLNRTERERLIEEVLDETFGLGPLELLLKDHGISDILINGPHQIYCEKGGKLELSSVKFRDNEHLLQIIDRIVSKVGRRVDETCPMVDARLPDGSRFNAIIPPLALDGAAVSIRRFGSNPLKLEDLLNYKAFTPEMVMLLEGAIKARLNIIISGGTGSGKTTLLNTLSSFISGAERIVTIEDAAELQLQQEHVVRLETRPPNVEGKGGVTATDLVKNALRMRPERIIIGECRGAETLDMLQAMNTGHEGSMTTIHSNTPRDAISRIETLISMSGFDLPVKAMRQQISSAVDLIIQANRLQGGPRRVTHITEVIGMEQETVVMQDVYRYEQSGIDETGRARGRFISTGVRPNFMERLESAGVRLPASAFRERVMLDD
- a CDS encoding AAA family ATPase, which codes for MSNVLRVALVDPKDSSRESLKSTLLGMDIVWLEAECSRYEFFADVVGQTNPDIGIVAIDSDPEKAIRLIREVNESTPECSILVISGSTDGQLILKAMRAGAKEFLTQPLVIEDLVSALERIGHHRFGKGDSKSRGCKVITVCGATGGVGSTSLAVNLGCILAAQEQNNVALIDLDLALGDSDVFLDTIPDYTLLDVAQNIKRLDFNLLKRSLTRHSSGLYLLPRPVQLQEEAPISPDDLSRVIGLMKATFTHLIIDTSKAYSALDMLAMKEANVNLMTIQLDLPCLRNVVRLMMSFSEIDGLKEKTRVIVNRVGLDNGEISLKKAQETIGSEIYWQIPNEYRIMVEVRNNGVPLIEQAPRAGITQALVGLAEALSGDGSKKNAGGKSGLGRWFGFLSSKADKAGKAEESEASADA
- a CDS encoding pilus assembly protein N-terminal domain-containing protein, which encodes MITKYRFARQLVTTAAMIALTAWCGAVQAQNEAPGVNFQVAAPNQRLEMIVNSSRIFTLDNKIPKAQVNNPDLLRLTPLAPNKIQVSALKPGVTQVNLWADDGSIFTVDVVVIGDGRELQMLLESEFPNATIKVRPLASSVVLSGFVDRPDAISRIVEMAQDYYPKVINNITVGGVQQVMLKVKVYEVSRTKLRTVGFDFAAFSGNDFVVSSVSGIINSVTQSSQTIATTGADTVTFGVVGNNTAFFGFIEALRQNNLAKLLSEPTLNAMSGRPASFLSGGEVPIQVSSGLGTTSIEFKEFGTRVDVVPIVLGNGNIRLEVRPLVSEVDSSVSVNGTPGFRTRWVDTAVEMQAGQTFALAGLIQDKIETENRGIPYLADIPWAGAAFRRVQDRRNEVELLFVVTPELVAPLNADEEPCEKPGTASGPLNDTELYWRGYMEVPNCVPGGAYGGGMIGPSGPSIIEGEVIEQGAPLMEVPTPAMNQGPAFETSTEMKGVHTPSGPRMQPVSIQTNPGVRPSSVQKPAPVASSGPMPAMIGPSGYDTLDF
- the cpaB gene encoding Flp pilus assembly protein CpaB, whose product is MRPKSLILIIIALGCGLVASIGISQVLEQQTAQPVPQVEMENIFVALEDIDINEPIAPEMIKLEPWPADKIPEGAIRELENVEGRRPRSRLFAGEVILEGKLFGSDEDQGASKLIPKGYRVHSIKVTAESAASGLILPGDRVDVLVYLQVVNQLDKNRTKRQMTRTILTNCRVFAVNEQIHRETDAQGNSINAKTVSLLVTPKQVEILVLAGQLGKLSLSLRPPDETPDDVAATTDDATIAELLDITENADPDMNNNAPPQPQNKMTQSGSQPSSGGGFLDFLKNAEQKFSKTATSAATAVEDEVEWSMDLLSPDGVRRFEWGHADELPQEVAPGSMTSRQQTMPTSTNTPSAGSNTPSFPPGTTGQTPMGSNADTNKTPVDDANTSTDDSMPAGSDSNFGQDDA